One Micromonas commoda chromosome 5, complete sequence genomic window, CGGGACGTGGTCCCTCGCGACCTTGatcctcaccgccgcgctcgcgccgttaCTGGTCTCGGACTTGACCAGCGGCTGGCACACCTCGCAGCAGTACACAGTCCTGGCGGCCATGTCCCAGGTCTTCACCGCGGAGCCGCACCGGCCGCACGAGCGCTGGTTATACACGTACCTGCGCGTCCACGGCTCGCCCAGGGTCTTGGCCTCGTCGGGATCTACCGTGAGGATGCTCCCGGTGACGAAGCCGCGCTGCAGGAGCTCGACGGAGTGCCTCCAGACCTCGTCAAaggcggggcgggggaggtCGGCGCACGGCTGCTCGGGATGGACGCCAGCTTTGTAGAGGATCTCGGCGCGGTAGATGTTACCGACGCCCGCGAACATCGCCTGGTCCatgagcgcgaggccgacCGACTTGCGCGATCTCGTGAACTTTTCCCAGAGCctgtcggcgtcggcgtcctcgcgaagCGGGTCCTCCCCCAGCTTGGCGCGCTTGGTCTGGAACAGGCTGatgtcgccgagctccaccGTCATGGCGGAGAGCAGGGCGCAGATGCCGTGCTCCCGGGACTCGAGCCTCAggcgggtcgtcgcgccgggctcCGGACCAGGCAGGGTGTGGTGCGTGGAGAACCTCCCGGACATCCCGAAGTGCACGTGCATGACGTGCGCGTCCGGGCCGTCCGCCTCGTTGAAAAAGTAGAAGAGGTTCTtgccgatcgcgtcgacaCGTTTCAGCTCCTTGCCGTCGatcacctcggcgccgtgcgcgaaGCGGCCGTTGGGGGAGGTGGCGGTGAAGCGCTTACCGACGAGGtgcctccgcgcggacgcggcgacgcgatgcacGCCGTGACCCTCGACCATGGTGCGTCAGATCTTGGCGCCGCGGATTGTGGTGTCGCAAATTGACGTTGTTTCGACAGCTGTGTGTGATGACGTGGTCGTCCTCGGTTCTGATCCCGGAACTCGCCCCCAGGTGCAAACGAGAGCGTGTCTGTTCGATTCCCTCGAATAGTCACCAGCCGCGTTTTaggtcggggtcggggcgcgacgcgtctcaGCCCATCGCGCGCTTCCCGCGGTGCCGAGGGCATGTCG contains:
- a CDS encoding DNA glycosylase (likely; has FPG_CAT, Fapy_DNA_glyco and H2TH domains; expressed); its protein translation is MVEGHGVHRVAASARRHLVGKRFTATSPNGRFAHGAEVIDGKELKRVDAIGKNLFYFFNEADGPDAHVMHVHFGMSGRFSTHHTLPGPEPGATTRLRLESREHGICALLSAMTVELGDISLFQTKRAKLGEDPLREDADADRLWEKFTRSRKSVGLALMDQAMFAGVGNIYRAEILYKAGVHPEQPCADLPRPAFDEVWRHSVELLQRGFVTGSILTVDPDEAKTLGEPWTRRYVYNQRSCGRCGSAVKTWDMAARTVYCCEVCQPLVKSETSNGASAAVRIKVARDHVPFVSHCAAESPGTLAAEPEKLTVAKLKEILDSAAAWPEGLKRTAKKAELVAAVRDMATGGYTPATLARHGLAATPSPRKIPAPGIAALEGAEASASAAAAEKRRAGEKGNVEHVALADDESLGRGASKGNKRGGTRGAPVTPETRAPDRSKVRRRESP